A single genomic interval of Halorubrum aethiopicum harbors:
- a CDS encoding riboflavin synthase, whose product MFTGIVEGTGTVRARTETADGLRLRIDADGVDGFDDLAHGQSISVSGVCLTVEEFGTVETETGGDSTAEAEGTEPWFEVFLAAETVAKTYLGDLRAGDAVNLERAMPADGRFDGHVVQGHVDTVAEVRGIERVGEDWRFTFSIPEGHGRYLVDKGSVTLDGISLTVAEKRDGEFDVAIIPTTYDLTTLSGKSAGDPVHLEVDVIAKYVENMLHGYA is encoded by the coding sequence ATGTTCACCGGCATCGTCGAGGGGACGGGAACCGTCCGGGCGCGCACCGAGACGGCGGACGGCCTCCGGCTGCGGATCGACGCCGACGGGGTCGACGGCTTCGACGACCTCGCGCACGGCCAGTCGATAAGCGTGAGCGGCGTCTGTCTGACCGTCGAGGAGTTCGGGACGGTCGAGACCGAGACCGGCGGCGACTCGACGGCGGAAGCGGAGGGGACCGAACCCTGGTTCGAGGTCTTCCTCGCGGCGGAGACGGTCGCGAAGACGTACCTCGGCGACCTCCGCGCCGGCGACGCGGTCAACCTCGAGCGCGCGATGCCCGCGGACGGCCGGTTCGACGGCCACGTCGTCCAGGGCCACGTCGACACGGTGGCGGAGGTTCGGGGGATCGAGCGGGTCGGCGAGGACTGGCGGTTCACCTTCTCGATCCCGGAGGGTCACGGGCGCTACCTCGTCGACAAGGGGTCGGTGACGCTCGACGGGATCTCGCTCACGGTCGCCGAGAAGCGCGACGGGGAGTTCGACGTGGCGATCATCCCGACGACCTACGATCTGACGACGCTCTCGGGGAAGTCCGCGGGGGACCCGGTCCACCTGGAGGTCGACGTGATCGCGAAGTACGTCGAGAACATGCTGCACGGGTACGCCTAG